Proteins from a single region of Bacteroidota bacterium:
- a CDS encoding Ig-like domain-containing protein: MKFKSFIISALSVLLHLTNQSTFAQSKMYCSQPAVGCASTDLSNYGINSNTNASTIEYDNLVSLYHGTLTRNGDGTYSGWGQGAANNGTGNLTTPSEINKTNFPALRGDILKIAGGSNGSNAGGTGKHQYIVLTTHGLFVWGERGILLETDATTSTTFQKIDVSQLTGADTTGLPTNVKPGDVKMMFGTRSTLAITTCSGDVWVLSTQTDMRGRGASGTNAASQRRWRQVTINTSSDPLTDIVVARGCYNTMFALSSDNKLWTWGVRVYLGNSTSIKSNIQRATQMTLPQDGGVDIDVKMIGMTCDANTTNRITYYVLAKSGKLYALGNNTNRQLGDFTTTTSTSWVRVKYNNNATPDYMDDIVWISPNEHDGFANASYRVPAINAINNDKQLWAWGSNHNGMIGMGASSTGVDPGRPGNTTASTDSILAVETGGHTSMIIKQCEKNFGYTGHRTGGSMACGGCAEADITSYDFGTIPVNICGVPSNASINVNPIPIFISSSTTFCFGTDYILQLSEEGTSVTFSINKDPLGIVTLVPDKDNANNDTLKFSQPGTVEIKASMKDICNPVIPIDTIITVTMLQCKLALPDNNHGFVNNEISGNVSTNDVNAAPVKYGMSPNLKSSPSGSTPVISMGSDGKYTFTADKPGKYVYEVSICDIGQISNCLTEELTIWIKNDSTLSNPPMASTDVTSTKKNTAVTIPTLSNDQVGSKGKSLVPSSVTIVSGTAPNTSTEGSLSINSSTGEITFTPVSTFTGIVSYSYEVCDNTSPTPLCSQAKQIIHISGSSSQNATYGADDYANTNFNTPVSGNVKTNDADAEGDNQEITPQTTTKPGVGKLVLDKFGAYTFTPAYGFYGSTNFEYETCDDNATDPVCTKATLYITVNKEETYDDFHSTVTNVQIAGDVSTNDNLPLGYTYGNVSSVVGNPSASVPTLSTDGTYTFKTSVPGVYKFKVDACTPAPGSICITEILTITVVKDVYSANNKPTTTIDYGLMQGHPTTPATLVVNVSNNDKTVNTINLTPALAQPTIVSASNKNGATINVNMAGNVEYTPKAGFYGKDTFMYEICEAPAGTLCIQEYVIITVNEPSTPNAVQASDDYSFTTSGNSITATAANGLIQNDFSTQTAGTKTVSLKTGVSASPAGVGTLSLSTDGSYTFTPDVSFIGTTIFPYTMCDGTVCTDATLYIQVFSPSMLPISLINFSAKLTNSLQVQLDWTSAQETNNDFYTIKKSNDGINWVVLGNVNGAGNSNHNNHYNMIDPLPSEGINYYTLSQTDLDGTVAELGMRTIILNPVFNELIKVYPNPSNGVIHIEGAGVDFSYIITDVQGRTIARGEFSDKSTIENLSRGLYFIRLQIGNRVQSYKIVVE; this comes from the coding sequence ATGAAATTTAAATCTTTTATTATCAGCGCACTAAGTGTCTTATTACACTTAACAAATCAAAGTACTTTTGCCCAGAGCAAGATGTATTGTTCGCAGCCTGCTGTCGGATGCGCAAGCACAGATTTGTCAAACTACGGAATTAATTCCAACACCAATGCTTCAACCATTGAGTATGACAACCTTGTTTCACTTTACCATGGAACTTTAACCCGCAACGGGGACGGGACATACTCAGGATGGGGACAAGGTGCCGCAAACAATGGAACTGGCAACTTAACAACTCCAAGTGAAATCAACAAGACTAACTTTCCTGCACTCAGAGGCGATATCTTAAAAATTGCCGGAGGTTCAAATGGCTCAAATGCAGGTGGCACCGGCAAACACCAATATATTGTCCTAACCACCCATGGATTGTTTGTTTGGGGTGAAAGAGGCATTTTATTGGAAACAGACGCAACCACAAGCACAACTTTTCAAAAAATAGATGTTTCTCAACTCACCGGTGCAGACACAACGGGTTTACCCACAAACGTAAAACCCGGTGATGTAAAAATGATGTTTGGAACTCGTTCTACTTTGGCGATTACTACTTGTAGCGGGGACGTTTGGGTGCTTTCCACGCAAACAGATATGCGAGGCAGAGGTGCAAGCGGAACTAATGCTGCCAGCCAAAGAAGATGGAGACAAGTAACAATCAATACCTCTTCAGATCCGCTGACTGATATCGTAGTAGCGCGAGGCTGCTACAACACAATGTTTGCCTTAAGCTCCGACAATAAATTGTGGACTTGGGGAGTAAGAGTATATTTAGGTAACAGTACCAGTATAAAATCAAATATTCAGAGAGCTACTCAGATGACCTTACCCCAAGACGGAGGTGTTGATATTGACGTAAAAATGATAGGGATGACTTGTGATGCAAATACAACAAATAGAATTACCTATTATGTACTTGCCAAATCAGGCAAACTATATGCACTTGGAAACAATACGAACCGACAATTAGGTGATTTCACAACGACTACAAGCACCTCTTGGGTAAGAGTTAAATATAATAACAACGCCACCCCCGACTACATGGATGATATAGTTTGGATTAGTCCAAACGAACATGATGGATTTGCAAATGCATCCTACCGAGTTCCTGCAATCAATGCAATCAATAATGACAAGCAACTTTGGGCATGGGGCAGCAATCACAATGGTATGATTGGCATGGGTGCATCTTCTACGGGGGTTGATCCCGGACGTCCCGGCAACACAACTGCGAGCACTGACTCTATTTTAGCAGTTGAAACCGGGGGGCACACTTCCATGATTATCAAACAATGTGAAAAGAACTTTGGTTATACCGGACACAGAACAGGTGGCAGTATGGCGTGCGGAGGATGCGCAGAAGCAGATATAACTTCTTATGATTTTGGCACAATTCCCGTAAATATATGCGGGGTACCCAGCAATGCATCTATTAATGTCAATCCTATTCCTATTTTTATTTCATCTAGTACAACCTTTTGTTTTGGCACAGACTACATACTGCAGTTGAGTGAAGAGGGAACCAGCGTTACATTTTCCATTAACAAAGACCCTCTTGGGATTGTAACCTTAGTACCCGATAAAGACAATGCCAACAATGACACACTCAAGTTTAGCCAACCCGGGACAGTTGAGATTAAAGCATCAATGAAAGACATTTGCAATCCTGTTATCCCAATTGACACCATCATTACAGTAACCATGTTACAATGCAAATTAGCCTTACCGGACAACAATCATGGTTTTGTAAATAATGAAATCAGTGGCAATGTTTCAACAAATGATGTAAATGCAGCACCGGTAAAATATGGCATGTCTCCAAATCTCAAATCTTCACCATCCGGCAGCACTCCTGTAATCAGCATGGGCAGTGATGGTAAATATACGTTTACTGCCGACAAACCCGGCAAGTATGTTTATGAAGTATCCATTTGCGACATAGGACAAATTTCAAATTGCTTGACAGAGGAACTCACAATTTGGATAAAAAACGACTCTACGCTTAGCAATCCTCCCATGGCATCTACCGATGTAACAAGCACCAAAAAGAATACAGCCGTAACTATTCCTACTTTGTCAAACGACCAAGTCGGCTCCAAAGGGAAATCATTAGTTCCAAGCAGTGTTACGATTGTTTCCGGAACAGCGCCAAATACATCTACCGAAGGCAGCTTATCTATAAACAGCTCCACCGGAGAGATAACATTTACTCCCGTAAGCACATTTACAGGCATAGTAAGCTACTCATACGAGGTTTGCGATAACACAAGTCCAACCCCTCTTTGCTCTCAAGCTAAACAAATTATTCACATATCAGGGAGCAGCTCACAAAATGCTACCTATGGCGCAGATGATTATGCCAACACCAATTTCAACACGCCTGTTTCAGGAAATGTAAAAACCAATGATGCAGACGCAGAAGGTGACAATCAAGAAATCACTCCACAAACAACCACCAAACCCGGAGTTGGAAAATTAGTCTTAGACAAATTTGGGGCATACACATTTACTCCTGCTTATGGATTTTATGGCAGCACCAACTTTGAATATGAAACATGCGATGACAATGCAACTGACCCGGTATGTACCAAAGCTACATTATACATTACAGTAAATAAAGAAGAAACTTATGATGACTTTCATAGCACAGTAACAAACGTACAAATAGCAGGCGATGTCAGCACAAACGACAACTTACCTTTAGGTTACACTTATGGCAATGTAAGTTCGGTAGTAGGTAATCCATCAGCTTCTGTCCCCACATTAAGCACAGACGGCACATATACATTCAAAACAAGCGTACCCGGTGTATATAAATTTAAGGTGGATGCTTGCACACCCGCACCCGGCAGCATCTGCATAACCGAAATACTAACTATTACTGTAGTAAAAGATGTTTATTCCGCAAACAACAAACCCACAACAACCATAGATTACGGTTTGATGCAAGGACATCCTACAACTCCTGCTACTTTAGTGGTGAATGTTAGCAACAACGACAAGACAGTCAATACTATCAACTTAACACCCGCCCTTGCCCAACCAACCATTGTTTCTGCAAGCAATAAAAATGGCGCAACAATTAATGTAAATATGGCAGGCAATGTTGAATATACACCCAAAGCAGGTTTCTATGGAAAAGATACCTTCATGTATGAAATATGTGAAGCCCCCGCAGGTACACTATGCATACAAGAATATGTTATTATTACTGTAAATGAGCCTTCTACGCCCAATGCAGTACAAGCAAGTGATGATTATAGCTTTACCACATCAGGAAATTCCATAACTGCTACAGCAGCAAACGGTTTGATACAAAACGACTTTTCTACGCAAACAGCCGGAACAAAAACTGTGAGTCTAAAAACCGGAGTAAGCGCAAGCCCTGCTGGTGTGGGCACACTTTCGCTAAGTACTGATGGCAGTTATACTTTTACACCGGATGTGTCTTTCATTGGAACTACGATATTTCCCTATACGATGTGTGACGGTACTGTGTGCACCGATGCTACATTGTATATTCAAGTTTTCAGCCCGAGCATGTTGCCTATCAGCTTGATTAACTTTTCTGCTAAACTCACTAATTCACTCCAAGTACAATTAGATTGGACAAGTGCACAAGAAACAAACAATGATTTCTATACTATCAAAAAATCCAATGATGGAATCAACTGGGTAGTTTTGGGCAATGTGAATGGTGCCGGAAACAGCAACCATAACAATCAC
- a CDS encoding DUF4293 domain-containing protein, translating into MIQRKQTLYLLIASLFAFVYLLTNPTISEVVGNLQGSDNIETLRIGFRTTEFINAANTAQIVNSNNSYIIFTLTIIGIFGLASIFLFHKHKLQLRFASYLLMFDLLLFFMIYYQTSLGVKVFDTADTHWKIAAFMPIILPFLHFFALRGIVHDIKLLKSVDRLR; encoded by the coding sequence ATGATTCAAAGAAAACAAACTCTCTACCTTTTGATAGCAAGTCTTTTTGCATTTGTTTACCTTTTAACTAACCCTACAATATCAGAAGTTGTTGGCAATCTGCAAGGGAGCGACAATATTGAAACATTAAGAATTGGTTTTAGAACCACCGAATTTATCAATGCTGCTAATACTGCGCAGATAGTCAACAGCAACAACAGTTATATAATTTTCACACTAACTATTATTGGCATTTTTGGCTTAGCATCTATATTTCTTTTCCACAAACATAAATTACAGTTACGCTTTGCTTCCTATTTATTGATGTTTGATTTGCTTCTTTTCTTTATGATTTATTATCAAACTTCCTTGGGGGTAAAGGTGTTTGACACTGCCGACACTCATTGGAAAATTGCTGCTTTTATGCCCATTATCCTTCCCTTCCTGCACTTCTTTGCATTGCGAGGCATTGTGCATGATATCAAATTGCTTAAGTCTGTTGACAGGCTAAGATAG